In Amycolatopsis jiangsuensis, the following proteins share a genomic window:
- a CDS encoding IS256 family transposase — MAAPHSVDPAQLVEELASAGVSPDLLQTMIATMANALMSSQADQQCGAGYGERSSERTNQRNGYRAREWDTRAGTIELAVPKLRQGSYFPDWLLTHRRRAEQALVTVVATAYLLGVSTRRVEKLAEQLGVKSLSRSQVSEMATHLDGQVAAFRERPLDQGPYTFVWVDALTVKVREDGRVVNVHALLATGVNADGHREILGLDVASSEDGAGWLAFLRGLVARGLSGVQLVISDAHPGLVAAIASALPGAAWQRCRTHYLRNLLSRVPKSAQPHVATQVRTIFDQPDADAVTAQYGRVVDTLTARWPDAAEHLDNARDELLAFTAYPREVWRQIWSNNPQERLNKEIRRRTDVVGIFPGRDSLIRLVGAVLAEQSDEWTENRRYMGLDLLARSRIRIVTTEAAPTGSEALMTTEAITA, encoded by the coding sequence ATGGCCGCACCACACAGTGTGGACCCTGCCCAGCTTGTCGAGGAGCTCGCCTCGGCGGGTGTGTCGCCGGATCTGTTGCAGACGATGATCGCGACGATGGCGAACGCGTTGATGTCGTCGCAGGCCGATCAGCAGTGCGGGGCCGGCTATGGCGAGCGCAGCAGCGAGCGGACGAACCAGCGCAACGGCTACCGGGCCCGGGAGTGGGACACCCGAGCGGGCACGATCGAGTTGGCGGTGCCGAAGCTGCGCCAGGGCTCCTATTTCCCGGACTGGCTGCTGACCCACCGCCGCCGCGCCGAGCAGGCCCTGGTCACCGTCGTGGCCACGGCCTACCTACTCGGTGTCTCCACCCGGCGGGTGGAGAAGCTGGCCGAACAACTCGGGGTGAAGTCGCTGTCGCGTTCGCAGGTCAGCGAGATGGCCACGCACCTCGACGGGCAGGTCGCCGCGTTCCGCGAGCGCCCGCTCGACCAGGGCCCGTACACGTTCGTGTGGGTCGACGCGCTCACGGTGAAGGTCCGCGAAGACGGCCGGGTGGTCAACGTGCACGCGCTGCTCGCGACCGGGGTGAACGCCGACGGGCACCGCGAGATCCTCGGCCTGGATGTGGCCTCCAGCGAGGACGGAGCGGGCTGGTTGGCGTTCCTGCGCGGTCTGGTCGCCCGCGGCCTGTCCGGGGTCCAGCTCGTCATCTCCGACGCCCATCCCGGCTTGGTGGCGGCGATCGCCTCGGCGTTGCCGGGTGCGGCGTGGCAGCGGTGTCGCACCCACTACCTGCGTAACCTGCTCTCCCGTGTTCCGAAGTCGGCGCAGCCGCATGTCGCTACGCAGGTGCGCACGATCTTCGACCAGCCCGACGCCGACGCCGTCACAGCCCAGTACGGACGCGTGGTCGACACTCTCACCGCGCGCTGGCCCGACGCAGCCGAGCACCTCGACAACGCCCGCGATGAGCTGCTGGCGTTCACCGCATATCCGCGCGAGGTCTGGCGCCAGATCTGGTCGAACAACCCTCAAGAGCGACTGAACAAGGAGATCCGCCGTCGCACCGACGTGGTCGGGATCTTCCCCGGCCGCGACTCCCTGATCCGCCTCGTCGGCGCCGTCCTGGCCGAACAGAGTGATGAGTGGACCGAGAACCGCCGCTACATGGGCCTCGATCTACTGGCCCGCTCACGCATCCGCATCGTCACCACCGAAGCCGCACCGACCGGCAGCGAGGCACTCATGACAACCGAGGCAATAACCGCCTAG
- a CDS encoding ESX secretion-associated protein EspG, whose amino-acid sequence MVIDKPVTVPRVALAWAWEGERIGPAHPVLGIVEWWLENDAVASFSELMRQSLAEPGFYDLRRQRLTGDFRDVLLGISTADAECYRISSRRDERKSGSLAVLAGRSALLITVDDDEATLVQIPAGRLCRATVDTLPDVRPAKISEIRVPRSEYGTGSASESFDLDLTSDYTAPDAAEQVRALMAAPRRAVHQFYVASRTNGVRSSSYPLTAVDTVDHGRLLTFLQNGPNGNDIISCGPGSADYITATLDQTLRGLDA is encoded by the coding sequence ATGGTGATCGACAAACCGGTGACGGTGCCACGGGTGGCTCTCGCCTGGGCATGGGAGGGCGAACGAATCGGTCCAGCACACCCCGTGCTGGGGATCGTGGAATGGTGGCTCGAAAACGACGCAGTAGCATCGTTCAGCGAACTGATGCGGCAATCCCTCGCTGAGCCCGGCTTCTATGACCTGCGTCGGCAGCGGCTGACCGGAGACTTCCGGGACGTGCTGCTGGGCATCTCGACCGCCGACGCGGAGTGCTACCGGATATCCAGTCGGCGTGACGAACGCAAATCGGGTTCGCTGGCTGTCCTCGCTGGGCGTTCTGCCTTGCTGATCACCGTGGACGATGACGAGGCGACATTGGTGCAAATTCCGGCCGGCCGGTTGTGCCGGGCGACGGTGGACACCCTTCCGGACGTTCGCCCTGCCAAAATTAGCGAGATCCGGGTGCCCCGTTCGGAGTACGGGACGGGATCCGCATCCGAGTCCTTCGACCTGGACCTGACCAGCGACTACACCGCGCCGGATGCGGCAGAGCAGGTCCGGGCGCTGATGGCCGCGCCGCGCCGCGCGGTACACCAGTTCTACGTGGCCAGCCGGACGAATGGCGTGCGTTCGTCCAGCTATCCGCTGACCGCCGTGGACACAGTCGACCACGGGCGATTGCTGACGTTCCTCCAGAACGGTCCGAACGGCAACGACATTATCTCGTGTGGCCCGGGAAGCGCCGACTACATCACCGCGACCTTGGACCAGACCCTGCGCGGACTAGACGCCTGA
- a CDS encoding DUF3558 domain-containing protein — MALVSRFGGGVTGLALLSVLVACSGTTAGTATPGPSSAPVTSSSGFPVPTVANPLPASLIQGDPCKALTDAQIGGLFTNTPTRSPAAKDTGVAKSCSWGDDDRGSIAGIQFVYAWKRGLADVYATQERGGFFKVLAPVQGYPVVAYGPSDDRSRGRCSVAVGISDNAAFEADATVARSEVSKGDPCDDARKIADLALTTLKGSA, encoded by the coding sequence ATGGCTCTTGTGTCGAGGTTTGGCGGCGGCGTGACCGGTTTGGCCTTGTTGTCTGTGCTTGTGGCGTGCTCGGGCACTACGGCGGGTACGGCGACACCTGGCCCGAGTTCCGCACCCGTCACATCGAGCAGCGGGTTTCCAGTCCCTACGGTTGCGAATCCGTTGCCTGCGTCTCTAATCCAAGGTGACCCCTGCAAAGCTCTCACCGATGCGCAGATTGGCGGCCTATTCACGAACACGCCGACACGTAGTCCGGCAGCGAAGGACACCGGGGTCGCGAAATCGTGTTCATGGGGTGACGACGATCGCGGTTCCATCGCCGGTATCCAGTTTGTGTACGCCTGGAAGCGCGGCCTTGCCGATGTGTACGCGACTCAGGAGCGGGGCGGGTTTTTCAAAGTGCTGGCCCCAGTTCAAGGCTATCCGGTGGTGGCCTATGGCCCTTCCGATGATCGCTCACGGGGACGGTGCAGCGTCGCAGTGGGGATTTCCGATAATGCAGCCTTCGAAGCAGACGCAACGGTGGCCAGGTCTGAGGTAAGCAAGGGTGATCCGTGTGATGACGCGCGGAAGATTGCCGACCTGGCGCTCACGACGTTGAAGGGAAGCGCGTGA
- a CDS encoding NUDIX hydrolase: MADEHGAWKTFGERTIYDNKWVRLGLTDVQAPNGERWDYHVVHLARIAIGLIVDDRDRVLMLWRYRFPTDQWGYELLGGLVEEDEEPAATAAREIREESGYQPIGEAEHLISFEPLPGQVTAGTEVYLWRAAEKVGEPTDTEEVGRLEWVPISRILELAQRQELLGAGALVPLLYYVASRGTGNAAGQDQAPEPA; encoded by the coding sequence GTGGCTGACGAGCATGGTGCATGGAAAACCTTCGGTGAGCGGACCATCTACGACAACAAATGGGTCCGGCTGGGCCTGACCGACGTGCAGGCGCCGAACGGCGAGCGGTGGGACTACCACGTCGTGCACCTGGCTCGAATCGCCATCGGCCTGATCGTGGACGACCGGGATCGGGTGTTGATGCTCTGGCGCTATCGGTTCCCCACTGACCAGTGGGGCTACGAACTGCTCGGCGGGTTGGTCGAGGAGGACGAGGAACCGGCCGCCACGGCCGCCCGCGAGATCCGGGAAGAGAGTGGCTATCAGCCGATCGGCGAAGCCGAACATTTGATCAGCTTCGAGCCGCTGCCCGGCCAGGTCACCGCGGGTACCGAGGTGTATCTGTGGCGCGCAGCCGAGAAGGTTGGCGAGCCGACCGATACCGAGGAAGTCGGCAGGCTGGAATGGGTTCCGATCAGCCGGATACTCGAACTGGCGCAGCGGCAAGAACTTCTCGGCGCGGGTGCGCTGGTGCCGCTGCTGTACTACGTCGCCTCACGCGGCACCGGGAATGCTGCTGGGCAGGATCAAGCGCCCGAGCCTGCGTAG
- a CDS encoding tetratricopeptide repeat protein: MADTRLQAVRRQLDYKAEEVIRMLLRRADELGTPVMSAASLKVKLSRWENGHEAVSQPYRRLFREVYGRTNDELGFPPEETDDEAEELVSRLTLARSVDAETVEIFRRQVDQARHVDRRLGGVPLLDQLRGNIDQLQGLLGFSTMRGQREALAGVLTEASALAGWEALDRNATRQSWEHHETAKSAAREAGSQILLAHSIAQQAFILIDLGEAEMAVEQLAEARRIAEHSAPPLLRSWMAAAHGEGLSAAGQRDNALRAFDAADVLLPTDPVDPSLPFLFLGGAHLDRWRGHALSKLGESDAIQQLNDALPRLPMDFIRAKTGMLVDLAIAYAAAGDRDAALTHARQARRLAAQIKSDRQLRRLGRLILPSSIPGAA; encoded by the coding sequence ATGGCTGATACGAGGCTTCAAGCCGTCCGCAGACAGCTGGACTACAAGGCCGAAGAAGTCATTCGGATGCTGCTGCGGCGCGCTGACGAACTCGGCACGCCGGTCATGTCGGCAGCAAGTCTCAAAGTCAAGCTGTCGCGCTGGGAGAACGGCCACGAAGCCGTCAGTCAGCCGTACCGGCGGCTGTTCCGCGAGGTATACGGCCGGACGAACGACGAACTCGGATTCCCGCCCGAGGAGACGGACGACGAGGCGGAAGAACTCGTGTCCCGCCTGACTCTCGCGCGGTCGGTCGACGCCGAGACCGTCGAGATCTTCCGGCGCCAGGTCGACCAGGCACGACACGTCGACCGACGGTTGGGCGGAGTGCCCCTGCTCGACCAGCTACGCGGCAATATCGATCAGCTTCAGGGCTTGCTCGGCTTCAGCACCATGCGTGGCCAGCGCGAAGCACTGGCCGGGGTGCTGACCGAGGCGTCCGCGTTGGCCGGCTGGGAAGCACTCGACCGCAACGCCACCCGGCAGTCGTGGGAGCACCACGAAACGGCCAAGTCGGCGGCCCGCGAGGCAGGCTCACAGATCTTGCTCGCCCACTCGATCGCGCAACAGGCATTCATCTTGATCGACCTCGGGGAAGCCGAGATGGCGGTAGAGCAACTCGCTGAGGCACGCAGAATTGCCGAACATTCAGCGCCACCACTGTTGCGTTCCTGGATGGCAGCGGCGCACGGCGAAGGACTCTCGGCAGCAGGTCAGCGCGACAACGCGTTGCGCGCGTTCGACGCCGCAGACGTGCTGCTGCCCACCGACCCCGTGGACCCGTCGCTGCCGTTCCTCTTCCTGGGCGGGGCGCACCTTGACCGCTGGCGCGGCCACGCGCTGAGCAAGCTCGGCGAATCGGACGCAATCCAGCAGCTCAACGACGCGCTGCCTCGCCTGCCGATGGACTTCATTCGGGCCAAGACGGGAATGCTGGTCGACCTGGCAATCGCCTACGCGGCAGCGGGTGACCGTGACGCCGCGCTCACCCATGCACGGCAGGCGCGGCGGCTCGCCGCACAGATCAAGTCCGACCGGCAGCTACGCAGGCTCGGGCGCTTGATCCTGCCCAGCAGCATTCCCGGTGCCGCGTGA
- a CDS encoding XRE family transcriptional regulator: protein MSEDWAAVARVINERVQALGWKQRELAARSQVSQAIVREIQNHTVERKRSDRTLEALALALELHPQHLLAVLHGRIPPAPGQPREDMEDAVSARLAVIELRLSEITEQLAGLRADLGAALGNRDEQ from the coding sequence GTGTCGGAAGACTGGGCGGCGGTTGCGAGGGTCATCAACGAGCGCGTGCAGGCGCTCGGATGGAAGCAACGCGAACTGGCCGCGCGTTCGCAGGTCTCCCAGGCGATTGTCCGGGAAATTCAGAACCACACCGTCGAACGCAAGCGCAGCGATCGGACCTTGGAAGCCCTGGCGCTGGCCCTCGAACTGCACCCGCAGCACCTGCTGGCCGTGTTGCACGGCCGGATTCCGCCGGCCCCGGGCCAACCTCGGGAAGACATGGAGGACGCAGTGTCCGCACGGCTTGCGGTGATTGAGCTCCGGCTGTCCGAGATCACCGAACAACTCGCCGGGCTGAGGGCTGACCTCGGTGCGGCGCTGGGCAACCGGGACGAGCAGTAG
- a CDS encoding helix-turn-helix domain-containing protein: MQKKISNAGGPAFYSLADAAWILGIDHNEVHRAVRVGALRAVRRRSRLVIPAAELRRALNGGTR; this comes from the coding sequence ATGCAGAAGAAGATTTCCAACGCCGGTGGTCCGGCGTTCTACTCACTGGCCGACGCCGCGTGGATTCTCGGCATCGACCACAACGAAGTTCATCGCGCTGTCCGGGTCGGAGCGCTCCGTGCGGTCCGACGCCGGTCCCGGCTCGTCATCCCCGCCGCTGAACTGCGGCGTGCGCTCAACGGGGGTACGCGATGA
- a CDS encoding WhiB family transcriptional regulator, protein MIEYRLKEMAARLDRYAHVPNDVLTNLVTRDGLCFWAFDRNDMPPLTGHDQPDRELAARLCSGCPVIDECLELDLRTAGPDTLGVWGALPDTDRRALHPVWTRRRGGGA, encoded by the coding sequence ATGATCGAATACCGCTTGAAGGAGATGGCCGCTCGGCTCGATCGATACGCACATGTGCCGAACGACGTGCTCACCAACTTGGTGACCAGGGACGGACTGTGCTTTTGGGCTTTCGACCGGAATGACATGCCCCCGTTGACCGGGCATGACCAGCCGGACCGCGAGCTGGCCGCCCGCCTCTGCTCCGGATGCCCAGTGATCGACGAATGTCTTGAACTGGATCTCCGCACCGCCGGTCCGGACACGCTCGGGGTGTGGGGAGCCTTGCCGGACACCGACCGGCGTGCGCTGCATCCGGTGTGGACGCGCCGCCGGGGAGGTGGGGCGTGA